A stretch of DNA from Terriglobales bacterium:
GCTCTCCTGCTCGAAGCGGTTCTCGTCCTGCTCGCTGGCGCCTTCGCGGGCCAGGTTGCGGCGCCGCGCTCGGGCCACGCTGGCTTCGACCTCCGAGTCCATGAGGATGGTGAGGTCGGGCTGCAGGCCACGGCAGAGTTCGCGGTGCAGGGCGAGCACCACTTCGCTGCCCAGCTTGCGGCCGCCGCCCTGGTAGGCCTCGGAGGAATCGGTGAAGCGGTCGCAGAGCACGAAGCGGCCGGCCTCCAGGGCGGGGCGGATGACCTCGTCGATGTGCTGGGCGCGGGCCGCGAACATGAGCGCCAGCTCGGCGCGCGGCGAGAGGCCGGAAGTGCGCGAGTCCAGGATGACGCCGCGGATCTTCTCCCCGGCCGGGGTGCCGCCGGGCTCGCGGGTGAGCACCACCTCGTGTCCCTGGGCGCGCAGGAGTTCGGCCAGGCGGCCCAGCTGGGTGCTCTTGCCGCAGCCGTCCAGTCCTTCGATGGTGATGAACTTCCCGCGCGCGCGCGCCACCGCGGAATCATATCACCCGGCGCCGGCTCCACCTTGGAGCGGTGGCGCGGGCGGGCGCTTGTGCTAGACTCCCCTGCCGCGGTCCCGGCTGGGTTGGGCCTGCCGGGGAAGGGAGCCGCATGCGCCTCGGGGATTCCATCGACGACTACTGCTCCCGCTGCAAGCTCTCCACCGGCCACGCGGTGGTCGCCATGGTGGGCGAGGAGGTCAAGAAGGTGCGCTGCGCCACCTGCGGCCACGAGCACAACTACCGCAAGAACCGGGGCGGCAAGCAGCCCCTGAGCAAGCAGCAAGCCTTCGACCGGATCCTGGCCAGCCTCAGCGACCAGATCCCGGGCGGGCCGCCCAAAAGCAAGAAGTAGGCGCGGCTGGAAAAGAATCGTGAGGAGGAGTCGAATGCGTCTGTCCCGCTCGATCCAGTGGCAATTGGTCCTGGCGGTCCTGGTGCTGGCGTGCGCGCCGGGCTGGAGTTCCAACCCGCTGGCGCGCAAGGCGCCGCCCACCATCACGGTCTCGCTGGACGCCACCGACGCTCCCCGCAAGATCCTGCACGCCAAGCTGGTGATCCCCGCCGGCCCGGGGCCGCTCACCCTCTACTATCCCAAGTGGCTGCCCGGGGAGCATGGGCCCACCGGACCCATCGTCAACCTGGCCGGGCTGAAGCTCTCCGCCGGAGGCAGGGAGATCCCCTGGCGGCGCGACCTGGAGGATATGTACACCTTCCACTGCCAGGTGCCCAAGGGAGCCGCGTCGGTGGAGGTCGCGCTCGACTTCCTGCTGCCGGACGCGACCTCGGGCTTCTCCTCCGGCGCCTCGGCCA
This window harbors:
- the tmk gene encoding dTMP kinase; this encodes MARARGKFITIEGLDGCGKSTQLGRLAELLRAQGHEVVLTREPGGTPAGEKIRGVILDSRTSGLSPRAELALMFAARAQHIDEVIRPALEAGRFVLCDRFTDSSEAYQGGGRKLGSEVVLALHRELCRGLQPDLTILMDSEVEASVARARRRNLAREGASEQDENRFEQESRAFFQRVRDAYLAIARREPGRVFVVDARRPADVVHPEIVAEVKKRLSLKN